ATCTTAATCTTAATCGCTGAGTAATCAGTTAACCCTGGCCAACCGCCGGATGCGGACCCGCATGTCCGGTGGTGTGGGAGGGTCGGCGGAGATTATCTCCGCCCCCTATCCCAATTCTCGGGCTTATATTGTGAGTCATATGTATTACTTATATGGGTATAAACAGCGAGTATTGTACAGAATACGACATATTTCTTTATAATAAACGTAGTTAGTGAAGTTACTAACATACAAAAGATACAAGCCAATGTTTCATATGACCTTCCTTTTTTAACTTAAGCAAAAAAAGGTTTTCACCGGGACACAGGTAGACCCATAAGAAAGGAGACCAATGTTAGTGAAGAGAAAAGCACTTACCAACAAGTTATTGGTATTGGGCATTGATGGCATGGACCCCAAAGTCAGCCGCAAATTCTTAGCCCAAGGGAAAATGCCCAACTTACAGAAATTAATTGACCGTGGCTCTGCCAGAAAGGATTTAACTCTACTGGGGGCAATTCCTACCATTACTCCGCCCTGTTGGACCACACTGGCCACAGGTGCTTATCCAGGAACCCATGGTATCACTTGTTATTGGCGGCAATCTCCGGAGAGCCTTGACGCAGTTGTTTATAACATGGATTCCCGTAATTGTACAGCAGAACAAATCTGGAATGTTACCGCAGAAGCTGGTCTCAAGACTTTAGTTTGGCACTGGCCCGGGAGTTCTTGGCCCCCAACCTCTCAGAGCGAAAACCTTAATGTTGTAGATGGCACCCAACCCGGTTCTGTTAATATGGGCGTGGCCCAGCTGGATTGGGAAAAGATTATTGTCGCTACACCGGAGATTGATGGTGTGCGTTATGCACCCAGGGTAGATAAACCAGCCGGTGTGGGTTGCATCATTGCCGATCTGGAAGGCACTTTAGACGATGATGTTGATGATGAAATGATGGAGCTTTGGTGGGGCGATAAGGCTCGCCAAGGTGGCGAAATTCGTACCTACATTATGGACGATGAAGATACCGAAGTGGTTATTGGCAGTAAGGTAGCCTATGACATCGTTAACTCTCCTCTTAAAGATGCCACGGGTTGGGCCAATGCTCCCGAAGGAGCTAAGGAATTCACTATCCTAACCTCTGGCGGTGTGATGAGACGCCCTGCCTTAATTCTGAAAAACGAAGCCGGCCAGTATGACCGTGTGGCTATTTATAAGAACAAGAAAGCAACAGAGCCCATTGTGGTCTTAGAAAAAGACAAAATGGTAACCGGCATTATTGATGACGTTACAAAGAAAGAAGTCACTAAGCCGGCCTGCCGTTCTATGAAAATTTTAGAGCTGGATCCCGCCGGCAATAAAGTAAGGCTTTGGATTAGTAATGCCCTTGATATTGCCAATGACCAATTATGGCATCCCAAATCTCTTTATCAGGAAATTGTAAAAAATGTTGGCGTGGTGCCACCCGTTAGTCTCATTGGTGGAGAAGATGATGAGTTAGTACGTGAAATCTTTGAACCCTCCTGGGCATTATACAACAAATGGCAGGCAGATTGCTTGAATTATGCCATTAGAGAAAAGGGCTATGACGTAGTATTTTCCCACTTGCACAATATTGATTGTGCCGGTCACCAGTTGTGGCACCTGGCTAAGACATTGCCCGAATGGGATCACACCGATGAAAAAACCTACCAAGGATTCATTGAAAAATTCTATGTGCAAACAGATGACTATATTGGTGAGTTCTTGCATTTATTGGACGAAGATTGGACCATCTTACTGGTCAGTGACCATGGTTTAATCGTTGGGGAAAACGTGCCTCCCATTTTAGGTGAGTACGGTGGCCTCAATACCAAGGTTATGGAAAAATTGGGCTATACCGTCTTGAAAAAAGACGAAAATGGCAATACCTTACGAGAAGTTGATTGGGAAAAAACCAGAGCTGTTCAGATCCGCAGTAACTATATCTACATCAACCTTAAGGGCCGGGATAAATATGGCATTGTGGATCCCAAGGATAAGTATGCTCTGGAAGAACAAATCATCAACGACTTGTACAATTATAGAGATGAGAGAACCGGCAGACGCGTGGTTGGTATTTGTCTGAGGAACAAAGATGCAGTATTACTTGGTACCCACGGACCGGAATGCGGTGATATCTTCTTTTCCATTGAAGAAGGGCACAATAGATTACATGGTGACAGTATCTCAACTTCAGAAGGATATTTCGATACCTCAGTCTCACCGATATTTGTAGCGGCAGGTCCTGGTATTAAAGCCGGATTTACCACAGATCGTATTATCCGTCAAGTGGATGTTGCGCCTTCCATCTCGGTGTTACTAGGTGTGCGTTTCCCTGCGCAATGTGAAGGAGCCCCAGTTTATCAAATCTTCTCAGAAGAGATTTGATGAATTGAATCTGCGCAGCTATCAGAAAAGAAACACTCTGATAGCTGCTTTTTATTAGAGGTATCAGCGATGAAGAGAAATGCAGAAATTGCCATGCTGGTGGTTACCATATTATGGGGTGCTAGTTTTGTGGCCGGAAAAGTGATTTTGGACAGCACTACGCCACTATACTACACCTGCATTAGATTTATCGGTGCAACCATCATTTTGGGCCTGGTTTATCATAACCGTTTGGCAAAACTAGACAGGCCAACACTGCTAGCTGGCTTAATGATAGGTGTAGCACTGGGCATCGGTTACATTTTGCAAACCGTTGGCTTGAAATATACTACGGCCTCCAAAGCAGGATTTATTACAGGGCTATTTGTCATACTAGTGCCAATGCTTGAGTGTCTGATTAACAGAAGTAAGCCCCGTGTTAATGAATCAGTGGGAATTTTGTTAGCGACAATCGGGCTTGGGGTATTAAGTTTAGATGGTAACCTGAGCATTGGTTTTGGCGATGCCATGGTATTTTTAGGAGCAGTTGCTTTTTCCATTAGCATTATTCTAATTAGTCGTTTTGCCAGAAACTATGATTCTGTTTTGTTAACCATTATTCAGATTGCAGTAACGGCTGTCTTATCGCTGTTTTTTGCAATTACATTGGAGCCTCCGGTTCCCCAGGAAGTATTTGATGTCAATTTGATGCTACTACTTCTTTTTACCATCCTTTTTGGTACAGCAGTAAATACGGTTGTCCAAAACTGGGCTCAGAGCAAAATAAGCGCCACCAGTGCATCTCTAATTTTGGTTGTGGAACCGGTTGTGGCCGGTGTGTTTGGCTACTTCTTGTTAGGTGATCCCATAGGTATTAAAGAACTTTCAGGTAGCGTGATGATTATAAGCGGTATGCTGATTACGCTGCTCGTCAAACCCTCAAAGTTGTCCCCAAAGGGTGTAACATCTGCTGGTACTTTACAGTCATAAATCTAAATTTTAAGGAGTGTAGTAGATGGCCTTGCAACAATTAAACGCAAACCGTTTTGAAGAAATTATTTATGATGAATGCGAGCCCTGCCTGGTGCTCTTTTCCAGAAAAGACTGCCATGTTTGTCAAGAAGTGGCTCCCATGTTAGCTGAATTAAAACCTCAATATGAAGGTAAGTTTGGTTTCTATTACGTTGATGTAGAAGAGGATAGAGAACTGTTTAAACGCTTTTCCTTAAAGGGAGTGCCACAAATCCTTTTCTTCAACGAAGGCGAGTATCAGGGTAAACTGGCAGGCCAGGTAGAGGAAGATGAAGTGGAAGAAAAGATTGCAGAAGTTCTAGGTGAGTAAATTTAAATTAAGGGATGTGACAAAAATGGTTAACGCATATGATTTAATCATCATTGGCGCTGGCCCGGCGGGACTTACTGCAGCCATCTACGGTGGTAGGGCTAAGCTGAGAACTTTAGTTATTAATAAAGGAAGGATTGGCGGTTTAGTTAGTACCACCCGGGAAATTGTCAATTACCCTGGCTATATCAATATTAGCGGGCCGGATTTAATGAAGGATTTCCAAAAGCATGCGGAGAGTTTTGGGGTTGAGTTTGTCAAGGGTGAAGTTGTTAGTGTTGACTTTTCCCAAGAAGAAAAAATTGTTAGAACCAAAAAAGGACAGGAGTATACCGCCAAAGCGGTTATTATTGCCTCGGGTAGTGAACCCAGGTTACTGAATATTCCCGGCGAAAGAAGACTGCGGGGAAATGGTGTGGCCTACTGTGCCACCTGTGATGCCGAATTCTTTGAAGGGGAAGACGTGGTTGTTGTTGGCAGCGGTGACCAGGCCATTGAAGAAGGCATGTTTATTACCAAGTTTGCCCGTAAAGTCACAGTAATCGTCCTGCACGATGAAGGTATTCTCGATTGTAATAAAGTGAGTGCTGAAAAAGCCTTTAAGAATGAAAAAATGGAGTTTATCTGGAATTCAACCATTGAGGAAATTCTGGGCAAGGACAATGTGGAAGGAGTAAAAATTAAGAACTTAAAAACAGGTCTTTCTTCTGAACTTAAATGCCAGGGAGTATTCCTCTTTGTGGGTATGGTTCCATCAACTAACTATCTCAAAGATAGCGGCTTAGAGATGGATAGCAGAGGATATATTCCAGTTAATGAACTTATGGAAACGAACATAGAAGGGGTCTATGCCGTAGGTGATAACAGAGTAAAATATCTCAGACAAGTTGTCTCCGCCGCAGGTGATGGTGCCACCGGTGCTGTAGCCGCCGAGCGGTACATTGAAGAACTGAATAGTTTTAGAGCTAATGTTCTGCAAAGTGAGAAAAAGGTTTTACTCCTCTTCTTTAATGCCCTAATCAATGAAAGCCTGATGTTCAGTACTTTATTAGAAGAATTAAATAGTGAAATTGGTCAGGCTTATAAGATTGTCAAGGTTGATATGGCTTCCAAGAAAACCCTGGCTGCCAAATACGGTATCCAAAGGGCACCGGCAGTTGTGGTATTAAACCAAGGGGAAGAAATCAAGCGACTAGAATGCACTCTTGACAAGGAAAAATTAAAGGCTCAATTGACATAGTTTTTCATAAAGCAACCGCCCTCGCATATCCTCCTGTCTTTTTAATCAAGATTTTTTCTAACTATGGGAGGAGTTTTGGTTAAAAGAGAGAAACACCCCTTAGTTAGAAAAATCTGAAAAAGGGGGCATATGCATGGAAAATAGTGTTGGTGGCGTAGTCATTGTGGTGGAGGATCGGGAAAAATTAGCCCCAAAGGTAAATGCCATTCTCACTGAATATGGTGAATTAATTGTCGGTCGGGTGGGATTACCTTATCGCGAAAGGAATAAGTATGTAATTACGGTAGTTGTTGATGGAGACAGTGCCGTTGTGGGAGAAATGGTTGAAAAATTACAAGCCCTAGGAGAAATTCAGGTGAAGGTTGCCCTCAGTGGCGTTTGCAATCCCTAATATTTGCTAATTGTAAGGATAGACTGCATGCCGTCTCGTCATTAGGTTTCTAATGGCATGACGGCATATATAATTTTATAAGAAAAAAAAAGTGACATGACCTCAAAGGTCAAATTTGCTATTCCAAATTTTGGTATGTGACATTTGCCAGCCCCTTTCGTCATTATTGATGTAACGTCAAAGCATAAAAAAGGAGCACAACCAATATGATAAAAAAACTATTCCCTGTGTTAGCGGTACTGCTGATAGCTTTGGTTTTTCTGGGGGGATGTGCTAAAACCAGAGACCAGGGCCAAACCAGTCCACCTGAGTCGGAACAAAAATCTGATCCCCAGCAAGAACTTTTATGGCAAATATTTCAGTTGGCTGAGCAGGGTAGGACGATCAATTGTGACTTTCCAGTTGAGCAAACGGTTATTGATACAGTAGAGGAAAAATGGGGCAAGCCGGATAAGGTTGACTATGTAGCAGCAGCCAAGGGTTCCTATGCCACTTATAGTGACAGAAATGTTGTTTTGGGTTTTAACAAAGGGTCCCAGATTTTTGATGTGCGTTCCTATGACAGTAGCTTAAAGCAAATTACCATGTCCAAGGTACAGGAGGTTTTGGGAACACCGGGTAATATCCGACACTTAGCTTCAGAAGACATGTTGATATATTCAGCCGGAGAAAAATATGAGCTGCTGTTCCTGTTCCCCAAAGCTACCCAGGAAAATCCTGACCCCAAATTAGATCACTATAATGTCTTTTATCCCAGGGGTACGGTTAATAGCATGGCAGGTGACCCGGGCATATCACATTTACAGGAGAAAGTACCTGACAAGGCAACAAATCGCTACGAAGTGGCAGGTATTAATGATGCTGCAGCCTTCGAGAAGACCCTTATAACTATCCAGAGCTTAGTGGAAAAGGGTGATAAGCAGCAGGTAGCGCAATATGTCCTTTACCCCATCAATGTATATGTAGCTGGTCAGAAAACAAATATTAACAACGAAACTGAATTTATCAAATACTATGATGAGATTTTTAATGAAAAGGTAAAGCAGGCCTTAATCACTCAGGACGTAACCAAGACCTTTGTTAATTATCAAGGGGTTATGGTAGGGAACGGGGAAATATGGATGACAGCCACCGGCGAAGGGGAGCAAAAATACTACATTTATGGCATCAACAATGACTAATGGGCTGCAGGCCGCAGGGAGGAAAAAGGTGTACCGGGATAAAGTAATCTCTGAAATGAAAAAAGTTTTTCAAGCAGTACCCTATGGGATAGACCATACTCTTAAGGTACTAAAGGATGCTGAGGAGATCATGGAGGGGGAAAATATCAGTCCTGATCAGAGGGAACTTATTGCTTTGGTGGCAATTCTTCACGATATCGGTGCTGTAGAGGCACAAAGAAAACATGGTTCCATGGCCGCTAGCTATCAGGAAAAGGAAGGGCCGGATGTAGCCAGACAAATATTACAAGGTGTAGGTTATGATCCCATCAGGACAGAAAGAATCTGCTATATTATTGGCCATCATCATACCCCTGCCAAAATTGATGGCATTGATTTTCAAATCCAGTGGGAAGCGGATTTATTAGCCAACCTGGAGCATATGGAGATAAAAAATGACCCGGATAAGCTGCGAAAATATATAGAAGATAATTTTAAGACTTCCACCGGCAAAAGGATAGCCATGGAACGGTTTATGTAGCGTTAAGACCCTGGACTAAGCAATGGTCCGGGGTTTTTGTATTTATTGCCAGGGGTTATTTGGTTGACATTAAGTTATGATAAAAGTAAAATATGTTGTATTACAACACGTCGTAATACGACTTAATTTTAGAGGTGTTTCAGGATGGCGGAAAATCAAGATAAAATCAATAATGAACTCATTGAACATTTATTTTTTCTTTTCCATGCATTGCATAAAGGAGCAGCTGAACAAGCCATACAAAGTGACTTGACCATTCCCCAAAAAATTGTGTTAGGTTATTTATCTAAGTACGGCGAGCTTAGTGTCAAGGAATTAAGCCAGAAGGTACGGCTTTCCCATAGCACCGTCTCTGGTATTGTGGATCGGCTGGAACGTAAGGAGTTGGTGGTGCGTAGGCCCCATCAACAAGACCGGCGCATTACCAAGGTAGCTTTAACTGATTTGGCTAAAAACAAAATGAAACGGTCTCCCCAGCAAATGTTTGCAGGTATTGTGCAGCTTTATGAGCAGTCTACGGTGGAAGAACAAAAGGAAATAATGGCAAGCCTGAAGACATTAAGAAAGTTCCTAGACAGGAGATGATGCTTGTTGTTGAAGCTACTGCGTTACTTAAAGCCCTTTACCTGGCCTATCCTGGCTGTTTTGGTACTCCTGTTTATGCAAGCTCTGGCGGATCTTTATCTACCCACCTTAATGTCTGATATTGTTGATATTGGTATTGTCCAGGGAGATACCCAGTTCATTCTTCGTGTGGGCTTAGTCATGCTGTCCTACGCTGCCCTCAGTGCTTTGTGTCTGGTTACGGCCAGTTATTTATCCGCACGCATAGCAATGGGTTTTGGTAGAAACTTGCGTAGCCTGGTATTTTCCCGGGTATCGGGCTATTCCCTGCAGGAGTTTAACCGCTTGGGTACTGCCTCCCTGATAACCAGAACCACCAATGATATTACCCAAGTGCAACAGGTGGTAGTGATGATCCTGCGCATGATGGTTACCGCGCCCATCATGTGCGTTGGCGGACTAATTATGGCGGTATCCAAGGATGCGCACTTAACTTTAATTTTTGTCCTTGTCCTGCCCCTGCTGGCCGGTATGATCTGGTTCATTACCAGACGCAGTGTACCCCTCTTTCGAGCCATGCAAGTTAAGCTGGATAAATTAAACCTAGTGCTGCGGGAGGAACTAACCGGCATCAGAGTGATTCGGGCCTTTAACCGCCTGGAACATGAGACGGCACGGTTTAATCAGGCCAATAGCGATCTCACCAACACAGCCATTAAAGTAAATAAGCTGATGGCTTCTTTAATGCCCTTAATGATGCTGGTGATGAATCTGGCCACCGTTGCCATTGTCTGGTTTGGTGGCTTGCGGGTTGATTTGGGAGAGATGCAGGTGGGGGACATGATGGCATTTTTGCAGTACGCCATGCAAATAATGTTTTCCCTGGTGATGATCTCCATGATGCTCATTATGATTCCCCGGGCCGAGGCTTCTGCGGTGAGAATTAACGAAGTGTTGGACTTAGTGCCGGAAATCAAGGATGCAGACAGGGTTAAAGAGGCCCAAGGGGAAAGGGGCTTGGTGGAGTTTAAAAATGTTACCTTCAGTTATCCCGGGGCGGAACAGCCGGTACTTAGTAACATCTCCTTTACGGCAGCTCCCGGTGAAGTTACCGCCATTATAGGCGGTACAGGGGTGGGGAAATCCACCTTAATCAACCTGATTCCCCGTTTCTACGATATTGACAGCGGGAGTATTCTGGTGGATGGGGTGGATGTGCGGCAGCTGTCCCAGGCCAGTCTGAGAGCCAAAATTGGCTATGTACCGCAGAAGGCGGTGTTGTTTACCGGTACCATTGCCGATAACATACGTTTTGGTAAGGAAAATGCCACCCTTGAAGAAATTAAACAGGCGGCTGTCATTGCCCAGGCCGATGAATTTATCAGCAAACTGCCGGAGGGGTATGATACGGTGCTGGCCCAGGGCGGTACCAATATTTCCGGTGGACAAAAACAACGCCTGGCCATCGCCAGGGCTTTGGTCCGCCAACCAAAGATTTATCTTTTTGACGATACCTTCTCCGCTCTGGATTATCAAACAGATGCTAAACTTAGGGCAGCCCTGAAAAAAGCAACAGCCTCTGCCACTGTCATATTGGTGGCCCAAAGGGTAAGTACCATCATGGATGCAGACCGCATCATAGTGCTGGATAAGGGTAAAATTACCGGCATGGGTAAACATCGGGAGCTATTAGCCACCTGCCAAGTATATCGTGAGATAGTAGCCTCACAGCTTTCCGAGGAGGAGATTGCATGAGTAACACAGGTAAAAGACCAGGCTCCTTGGGTAAGCATGGCGTCAAGATTGGCATGCCGGTGGTCAAGGCGAAAAATTTTAAAGGCTCCTTAAAAAGGCTGTTGGGTTATCTCAAGCCTTACCGCTGGCGACTGTTAGCAGTCTTTGGTCTGGCCATTCTCAGCACAGCCTTTAGTATTGTCAGTCCTAAGATTTTGGGTAAGGCCACCACCAAATTATTTGAAGGTATCATGCTGAAATATCAGCAGGTACCCGGAGCCAGGGTGGACTTTGAGTACATCTTACAAATACTGTTGTTTTTAGTGGGGCTATATATTTTCAGTGCCTGCTTTAGTTATCTTCAGCAGTATCTGATGGCCGGCATAGCTCAAAAGACTGTCTACGATCTGCGTCAGGCTGTGCAGGATAAATTAAACCGTTTGCCTCTGAAATATTTTGATGCCCGTCCCCACGGGGAGATATTAAGCCGGGTGACCAATGATGTGGATAACATCGGCTCAACCTTACAGCAAAGCTTGACCCAGTCCATTACTTCCCTGGTGACCTTAGTGGGTATTCTGCTTATGATGCTGAGCATTAGCCCACTAATGACCTTAATTGCAGTGGTGATCGTACCCCTTTCCTTGGTGGTGACGGTGCTGATAGCCAAACGCTCGCAGAAATACTTTGCCACCCAACAAAAGGAACTGGGTATCTTAAATGGTCATGTGGAGGAAATGTATACCGGACACCCCATTGTGAAGGCCTTTGGACGGGAAGGGGAGTCCGTAGAGAAGTTTCAAGAGATTAACCAAAGGCTCTATGAGGTGGGTTGGAAGGCCCAGTTTATTTCCGGTATCATCTCGCCGCTCATCAGCTTTATCGGCAATATCGGCTATGTTTTGGTTTGTGTGGTGGGAAGTAGCCTGGTGTTAAAAAATAAAATTGAAATTGGCGATATCCAGGCCTTTATCCAATACACCCGTCAGTTTACCCACCCCATCATGCAGACGGCCAATATAGCCAACATTATTCAATCCACCGTGGCCTCAGCTGAGCGGGTGTTTGAACTCCTGGATGAAGCCGAACAAGTGCCTGAGCCGGACAAAGCTAAGGTGCTGGCCTTTCCCCGGGGGGAAGTTGAGCTTAGAAATGTGACCTTTGGTTATGGGGAAACTAACCTGATAGAGAATATGAATCTTCACGTTAAACCGGGACAAACAGTAGCCATTGTTGGACCCACCGGAGCCGGGAAAACCACTCTGGTAAATCTGCTGATGCGCTTCTATGAAATTAAGTCTGGCCAAATTCTCGTGGATGGGGTGGACATCCGAGAGATGAAGCGGGGAGATTTACGCACTCTCTTTGGCATGGTGCTACAGGATACCTGGCTTTTTAACGGCACCATCAGGGATAATATTGCCTATGGCCGAGTAGGAGCCAGCGAGCAAGAGATTGTCCAGGCAGCTCGGATGGCCCATGCTGACCACTTTATCCGCACCCTGCCCGAGGGTTATGATACGGTACTGGATGAAGAAGCCTCCAACATTTCCCAGGGACAAAAGCAACTGCTTACCATCGCCCGGGCGATTTTGGCCGACCCTTCTATCCTCATCCTGGATGAGGCCACCAGCAACGTAGATACCAGAACAGAAGTCTTGATCCAAAAGGCGATGCTGACCCTAATGAAGGGACGCACCAGTTTTGTGATTGCCCACCGGCTATCCACCATCCGGGAGGCTGACTTAATCCTGGTGATGAACCAGGGCAGCATTATCGAGATGGGTAACCACCAGGAACTGCTGGCCAAGGGGGGTTTTTATGCCGACCTTTATCAAAGTCAGTTTGCCAGTACTTCCCGAGAGGCTGGCTAAAATCGGGGAGATATGGTATAATAAACAAAATGCCTCTGGCTAATGAAGATACTACGATGAGGTGTAAGATGAAGAGAGTGTTTTTAAACTAAGTAATTTCATAATTTCTTAAAAAGGTAGGACAACAACCCTAGGGTTAGTCTGCCCTTTTTTAAGAGATGATAGTTTAAAAACACTGGCAGGGGAAAATTGGGATTAATATTAAGGCTATAGTATAGCTTTAAGTTTTATGCTTAATGCAGTAAACACCTGTGTGTTTACTGCATTTTTGTGTTTTTCTATCATCTCTTAAAGACTGGAAGAAGGAGATGATGTTATGAATTTACATTTTGATAATATAGGTAAAAGCTACCAGGGCAAAACTGTTCTGGCCAATATCAGTGGAAAAATTAACCCCGGGGATAAGATAGGCTTAATTGGTGTTAATGGTCGGGGCAAAACAACCCTGGCCAAGCTATTGGCCGGGCTGGAAGCCTGTGATACGGGTAAAGTTAAGGTATCACCCAGCCAAGGTAAGATTCTTTATATTGAACAATACCCTAACTTTGAGGAGCAGGTTACTGTTTACGAAGAAATATTTCGACTGGCCTCGGAAAATCAGCATCAGGACAGCGAAACAACCACCAAAAGGGCTTTGTACAGGGTTGGTTTAGACGAGAAAATATGGGGCCAGCGGGCAGTTAGTCTTAGTGGCGGGGAAAAAACCAAACTAGCCCTTTGCCGGGCCTTAGTCAGCCACTTTGAGCTGCTGATTCTCGATGAACCCACCAACCATCTGGATTTACCAAGCTATACCTGGCTGGAGGATTTTGTGCAAAAACTAAACCAGCCTCTATTGGTAATATCCCATGATCGGTTTTTCCTTGATCGTGTGGTGAATAAGATTTGGGAATTAACCGACCAGGGATTAAAGCCCTACGAAGGGAATTATTCCGCTTATAAAGGACAAAAGGAAATAGAGCTAACCACAATCACCAGAAACTATGAAAAACAACAGGCTAAAATAAAAAGTCTACAACAAATGATTCATGAGAGAGAAAACTGGTTTAGAAGTGCCCATAAAGCTGCCGGACAAAATGACTTTTATCGGTCCAAAGCCAAGAAGCACACCAGTGTCCTAAAGGCTAAAGCACGGGAACTGGCCAGGATGGAACAAAATAAAATTGAAAAGCCTAAAAAAGCCGTGTCCCCAGCCTTTGAAATAATTAACAAAAGCATTACCAACCAGAAGTTTCCCCCTTATCTGATCCAAGGGAAGCAGATAACCAAGGCTTATGGGGAGAGAACTGTCTTACGAGAAATTTCCTTTGACATTAAGCGGCAGGATAGGATTGCCCTAATTGGACCAAACGGTGCGGGTAAGACATCTTTGTTGAAGATCATCTGCGGCTTGGAGCAAGACTACAGCGGGAGCCTAACAGTTAACCCTTCAGTAAAAATTGGCTATTTTGCCCAGGAACTGGATCATCTCAATGGTGAGTCAACCATCCTGGATGAAGTATTACTAGAGGGTACTACCACCGAAGAAGCCAGGCTGCTTCT
This region of Desulforamulus ferrireducens genomic DNA includes:
- the abc-f gene encoding ribosomal protection-like ABC-F family protein; amino-acid sequence: MNLHFDNIGKSYQGKTVLANISGKINPGDKIGLIGVNGRGKTTLAKLLAGLEACDTGKVKVSPSQGKILYIEQYPNFEEQVTVYEEIFRLASENQHQDSETTTKRALYRVGLDEKIWGQRAVSLSGGEKTKLALCRALVSHFELLILDEPTNHLDLPSYTWLEDFVQKLNQPLLVISHDRFFLDRVVNKIWELTDQGLKPYEGNYSAYKGQKEIELTTITRNYEKQQAKIKSLQQMIHERENWFRSAHKAAGQNDFYRSKAKKHTSVLKAKARELARMEQNKIEKPKKAVSPAFEIINKSITNQKFPPYLIQGKQITKAYGERTVLREISFDIKRQDRIALIGPNGAGKTSLLKIICGLEQDYSGSLTVNPSVKIGYFAQELDHLNGESTILDEVLLEGTTTEEARLLLACLLFRGDAVYKKIAHLSMGERGRVAFAKLILSGANVLVLDEPTNYMDILSKEKVEEVLEEFSGVIIFVSHDRYFIQRLANRIFLLENQGLSCYDGGYEYYLTKCREQRKQAEVGLDYGQIADTIRRLECELAFLGGKLNEPLEPAEKESLNERFLAIAKELRNNRELLKGQK
- a CDS encoding ABC transporter ATP-binding protein, translating into MSNTGKRPGSLGKHGVKIGMPVVKAKNFKGSLKRLLGYLKPYRWRLLAVFGLAILSTAFSIVSPKILGKATTKLFEGIMLKYQQVPGARVDFEYILQILLFLVGLYIFSACFSYLQQYLMAGIAQKTVYDLRQAVQDKLNRLPLKYFDARPHGEILSRVTNDVDNIGSTLQQSLTQSITSLVTLVGILLMMLSISPLMTLIAVVIVPLSLVVTVLIAKRSQKYFATQQKELGILNGHVEEMYTGHPIVKAFGREGESVEKFQEINQRLYEVGWKAQFISGIISPLISFIGNIGYVLVCVVGSSLVLKNKIEIGDIQAFIQYTRQFTHPIMQTANIANIIQSTVASAERVFELLDEAEQVPEPDKAKVLAFPRGEVELRNVTFGYGETNLIENMNLHVKPGQTVAIVGPTGAGKTTLVNLLMRFYEIKSGQILVDGVDIREMKRGDLRTLFGMVLQDTWLFNGTIRDNIAYGRVGASEQEIVQAARMAHADHFIRTLPEGYDTVLDEEASNISQGQKQLLTIARAILADPSILILDEATSNVDTRTEVLIQKAMLTLMKGRTSFVIAHRLSTIREADLILVMNQGSIIEMGNHQELLAKGGFYADLYQSQFASTSREAG
- a CDS encoding ABC transporter ATP-binding protein; protein product: MLKLLRYLKPFTWPILAVLVLLFMQALADLYLPTLMSDIVDIGIVQGDTQFILRVGLVMLSYAALSALCLVTASYLSARIAMGFGRNLRSLVFSRVSGYSLQEFNRLGTASLITRTTNDITQVQQVVVMILRMMVTAPIMCVGGLIMAVSKDAHLTLIFVLVLPLLAGMIWFITRRSVPLFRAMQVKLDKLNLVLREELTGIRVIRAFNRLEHETARFNQANSDLTNTAIKVNKLMASLMPLMMLVMNLATVAIVWFGGLRVDLGEMQVGDMMAFLQYAMQIMFSLVMISMMLIMIPRAEASAVRINEVLDLVPEIKDADRVKEAQGERGLVEFKNVTFSYPGAEQPVLSNISFTAAPGEVTAIIGGTGVGKSTLINLIPRFYDIDSGSILVDGVDVRQLSQASLRAKIGYVPQKAVLFTGTIADNIRFGKENATLEEIKQAAVIAQADEFISKLPEGYDTVLAQGGTNISGGQKQRLAIARALVRQPKIYLFDDTFSALDYQTDAKLRAALKKATASATVILVAQRVSTIMDADRIIVLDKGKITGMGKHRELLATCQVYREIVASQLSEEEIA